The genomic interval AGCGACCGAGCTGATCCATCGCAAGATCGTCGAGGCCCGTGACGGTGGAGCGGCGGTGCTCCTGGTGTCGTCAGAGCTGGACGAGCTGCTGGCGCTCTCCGACCGGATCGCCGTCATGTACCGGGGCCGGATCGTGGCGAGTATGGCGGCCGCTGAGGCGACCCGCGAAGGTCTGGGACTCTTGATGGCAGGAGCCACCGTCGACGCGATGTAGCGCGGGGGCTAACCCCCGCGCTACGTTCTCCTCATCCTCGTCGGTCGGAGGGTTGGGGCCCACGCCTTACGGCAGCAGGCCTGTCGTGCGGGCCGCCATCAGCGAAGTGTACGCTGCGCGCGGCGTCCCGTCTGGATTGGTGATCGACCACCAGTACTGCTCGTTGGCCGTCGTCCAGCTCGGATCGGCGATGTTCCAGACGAACATCACGCCCACCTGCGGCGCCCAGTTCGCCTTGGCGTACTGGTACGCCTTGACGATGTAGTCCGCCTGCTGCTCGGGGGAGACGGCGTACCAGGAGTACTGCGGGTTGATCTGATCGGTCGTCCAGCCGAACTCCAGCACCCAGAACGGCTTGCTGCCGTCGCCGTTGAGGGTCATGATCTCGCGCAGCTGCTCCACCCGGCGGAAGTAGAACGACGGGTGCGGGAAGCGGGGATCGGAGTTCAGTTCAGCCTCGGGCGCGGAGCCGTAGCCCGGCGCATGCACGCCGATCACGTCCGCGTACTGCGCCAGCTCGAACTCGTAGAGCCAGCCGAGGTAGATATCGTCTGGCATCGCGGTGCCGTCGTTGGTGCCCGTCGGCGAGAGACCGGCGCTGACGATGATCTTGGTCGGATCGACCTGCTTCACCAGCGTGTAGGTCTCCTTGAGCATGTACATGTACTGCGCCGCCTGGTCACGGCTGATCGCGGCGCCGCCCCACTCGCGAGAGAGATTCGGCTCGTTCCAGACCTGGATCGCGTCTACGACGCCCTTCGGGGAGCCGGCGCGGTACCGGTTCGCCAGAACCGAGACGAAGTCGGCGTAATCGTACATATCGTCGGGCGGGCCGTTCTCGACCTTCGTCGTCCGCGCCCAGTCCGGCTGATGATCGACACGCACCATCAGCTTGACGCCGGCCGCCGAAGCCGCCGCCACGACACGGTCAAGGTCGGTCCAGTCGATGCAGTTCTTGCAGCTTGCCTCGATGCTTCGCCACGGCACCGTCAGCTTCGCCCAGTTCATGCCAGCGGCTTTGAGCAACTGGAGGTCGCGGTCGGTGGTGGCCGGGTTGCCGAGCAGGAAGACGCTGGCGCCGTAATCCGGGTTGGGCGTCACAACCTGCATCGGCGGCGGCGGTGCAGGTGTCGGAGCCGGCTGCGTGGGAACAAGCTGAGCGCTCGCACCGCTCGGGAGCGACCCGAACACTGCGGCAGCCAGCGCGAAAACGCTGAGGAACCTTGCGAATCGAAGCACCAGTCCCTGACCCCCTGGTCATGATCTACACGTGCACCTAGTACAACGGCAGGGCGTCAGCATGGTTCCATTTTGTCGACTCGCAGGTCGACCCACTGAGCGCGTCCGCAGCTCGGCACACAGGTCTGCACGGGCGACGAAGCCGCGCAAACCCGTCGGCCATCGTGCAGAAGGCGTGCCAAAGGCCAGCGCCGGAGCAGCCGGAACGGGCAGTTCATCGACAAAACGTCGAGGGCGGGAACACCGGGCGCGCGCCACGATCCTACCGGCTGCGCAGCTCCACGTCGTCGAACCGGCCTTCCGAGCGCCCGGCCATATCGCCGAACGTCCCCGTGCCCATCGACCACGTCCCGACCTGATACCGGCCGTCCTGGTGTGTGATGACCGGCACGCCATTGACGACCGCGACGATCGTGTTTCCCTGGCAACGCAGCTCCAGGCGGTTCGCCTGCCGGCCGCCTCGGATCGCTGCATGCTCGACCCAGTCCACGAGAGCGACGGGCTGGCCGTTGTCGAAGCGACGCAGCCGCACGGCCGGCGGCGACACCGTCAGCTGCACCGCGTACTGCGAGACCTGCTCGCTGTTCTGCGCGCGGCACCCAAGGGTCAGGTAGGCGTAGTCTGCTCCGTCGATGGCGCGGACTGTCGCCACGATCACACCGTCTGCGACGTTGGCCGAGTTCGGGATGAAGGCAATCGAATTGACCGGCTGGGTAACCAGCGTCTTGATGACGTACTCGCCTTCCCAGAGCAGGTGCTCCCGCTGACGGTCAGGCGGGATACCGATGTAGAGGCCACGCGGATCGCCGTTGTTGAAGTTGGCCTGGAAGACGGCACGTGGCAGCGCGGTGGCCGTCGGAGCGACCGCCACCTGGGTCGGCGGGACCCGCGTTGGCGGCGCGGCGGTCGGTGGAACCGGGGTAGCCGGGGCGGCGGTCGGCTGCGGTGGGGCGGTCGGCTTCGCCGGGGCGGGGGTCGCCGTCGGGGCAGCCGCCGTGGCCGGAACAGGCGTATTGGTCGGGTTCGGCTTTGCAGCCGGCGTAGAGGTCGCCGCGAGCGCCACCAGCGTGGGCGTTGGTGTAGCGGTACCGCGCCCGCCAATGCCACCGGAGCTGACCAGGCCGACGATGCCGCCGATCAACAGCAGGATGATCGCGCCCGCGCCGAGGATGACGGGCAGCGGCGACTTCCGCGGGGGCGCACCGCCATACGGCGGCCCTGGCGGCATCGGTGGGACCGGCCCACGCTGGCCGGGGCCGGGCGTCATGCCGCCGGGCGCCGGCGGTCGCGGCCCCTGGGGAATCGTGCCCGGTGGGAACGTCCCCGGCTGGACCGGCCCGGGCGTTGTCTGGCCGGGAGGGCCGGGCGGCCGAGGCGTGCCGTACGGCGGCAGCGGCGGCGCGAACGGTCCAGCCGGGCCACCAGGCGGCGTCCGCGGCCACTGCGGCCGCGGCGGGAGCTGAACGGTTGGCGGGGTCATCGCCTGCGAGAGCGCCTGCCGCATCTCGTTGGCCGACTGGAAGCGCCAGTCCGGCGCTTTGGCCAGCGCGCGGTCAACCACGGCGGCGACGCCCGGCGGGACATCGTTCCGGACGCTGAGCACCGGCGTGGGCGCTTCGTTCATGACGCGCGCCATCGCGACCATCGGATCGGACGTCCCGCTGAACGGACTGCGGCCGGCCAGCAGCTCGTACAACACCACACCGACGGCGTACAGATCGGTGCGGAAGTCCACGGACTGGCCGGCGACCTGCTCCGGGGCCATGTAGGCGGGCGTCCCCAGCACGTGCCCGACAGTCGTGTTGCCGCTCTGCTCCAGCACCCGGGCGATGCCGAAATCCATGACCTTGACCACGCCGTTGGCGTCGACCATCAGGTTGGCGGGCTTGATGTCACGGTGGACGATGCCCAGACCGTGCGCCTCGGAGAGCGCGGCGAGCGCCTGATCGATCAGCCGCACGGCCTCCTGCACGGGCATCTGCCCGCGTCGGCGGATGATCTCGGAGAGCGGCAGTCCCTGCACGTACTCCATCACGAGATACGGAGGGATGCCGGCCTCCTGGCCGCTGTCGAGCGCTCGGGCCACGTTCGGCCCCTGGAGCCGCCGTGCCACGTCGGCCTCGGTGGCGAAGCGCTGCACCAATCCCGCCTCGCGGGCCACGTGAGCGTGGAGGATCTTGACGGCCACGGTGACGTTCGTGCGGAGGTCGCGGGCGAGATAGACATCTGCGAAGCCGCCGGTGCCGATGAGATCGACCAGCCGATACACGCCGTTCAGCGTGCGGCCTACCAGCGAGTCCCCGTAGCTTCCTGGCGGCGGTGTGCTCATGCCGCCTCTCCCCTGCCTCGTGTGATCGACGCCGCCAGCCGTGACGTCGCTGCCCCGATCCGAGTCGCCCATGGTTCACCGATGACAACGGCTCAGGAGGCTAGGATAGCCGAACCTGACGCCGACGTATACCTTGTCGGCCATGCAGCCTCGCGGGGCGGATCTCGCAGCGTGCCACCGGCAGGCCGCCCGCTCGTTCTGCTCACATCGGCTGGTCTGGGCACGCCGCCCAGCGCCTCGCCGTGATTCTTCTGTAGTCCAGCCTGGGCGCTACCCGTCACCCTCCATCGTTGCCTTTGTCGTAAGGCCACTGTGGCGGACGTTGGTCGATTCG from Chloroflexota bacterium carries:
- a CDS encoding protein kinase encodes the protein MSTPPPGSYGDSLVGRTLNGVYRLVDLIGTGGFADVYLARDLRTNVTVAVKILHAHVAREAGLVQRFATEADVARRLQGPNVARALDSGQEAGIPPYLVMEYVQGLPLSEIIRRRGQMPVQEAVRLIDQALAALSEAHGLGIVHRDIKPANLMVDANGVVKVMDFGIARVLEQSGNTTVGHVLGTPAYMAPEQVAGQSVDFRTDLYAVGVVLYELLAGRSPFSGTSDPMVAMARVMNEAPTPVLSVRNDVPPGVAAVVDRALAKAPDWRFQSANEMRQALSQAMTPPTVQLPPRPQWPRTPPGGPAGPFAPPLPPYGTPRPPGPPGQTTPGPVQPGTFPPGTIPQGPRPPAPGGMTPGPGQRGPVPPMPPGPPYGGAPPRKSPLPVILGAGAIILLLIGGIVGLVSSGGIGGRGTATPTPTLVALAATSTPAAKPNPTNTPVPATAAAPTATPAPAKPTAPPQPTAAPATPVPPTAAPPTRVPPTQVAVAPTATALPRAVFQANFNNGDPRGLYIGIPPDRQREHLLWEGEYVIKTLVTQPVNSIAFIPNSANVADGVIVATVRAIDGADYAYLTLGCRAQNSEQVSQYAVQLTVSPPAVRLRRFDNGQPVALVDWVEHAAIRGGRQANRLELRCQGNTIVAVVNGVPVITHQDGRYQVGTWSMGTGTFGDMAGRSEGRFDDVELRSR
- a CDS encoding cellulase family glycosylhydrolase, translated to MQVVTPNPDYGASVFLLGNPATTDRDLQLLKAAGMNWAKLTVPWRSIEASCKNCIDWTDLDRVVAAASAAGVKLMVRVDHQPDWARTTKVENGPPDDMYDYADFVSVLANRYRAGSPKGVVDAIQVWNEPNLSREWGGAAISRDQAAQYMYMLKETYTLVKQVDPTKIIVSAGLSPTGTNDGTAMPDDIYLGWLYEFELAQYADVIGVHAPGYGSAPEAELNSDPRFPHPSFYFRRVEQLREIMTLNGDGSKPFWVLEFGWTTDQINPQYSWYAVSPEQQADYIVKAYQYAKANWAPQVGVMFVWNIADPSWTTANEQYWWSITNPDGTPRAAYTSLMAARTTGLLP